The Flavobacterium marginilacus genome window below encodes:
- a CDS encoding glycoside hydrolase family 88/105 protein yields the protein MKKPNQILVLFFLGAFAIAQSQTNDATAPLHLLQPVYPTPYVIPQKENVKAVLDKVYNFLEANTASRAVNKKDNSEVTNFKKIDGNIAFDKGAFRLTSYEWGVTYAGMLLTAQVTSDKNYEDYVNKRLKLIADLYANTDEKNIEGSPIHSVIKPHALDDAGALCAAFIKAKKMGLASNIDPVINNLITFISQKQQRLSDGTLARNRPQMNTLWLDDMFMSVPALAQMGGYTGDVKYFDDAVKQVTQFSQRMFNTEKGLYMHGWVESMQVHPQFHWARANGWAVMTMVELLETLPKNHPGYPKVLAQLQAHIAGLQKYQDGTGFWHQLIDRNDTYLETSATAIYAYSIARAINRGYVDKMTYAPTVLLAWNAVASKVNDKGQVEGTCVGTGMGFDPAFYYYRPINTFAAHGYGPVLLAGAEVITLLNNSQFEINDSSIQLKNKG from the coding sequence ATGAAAAAACCAAACCAGATTCTCGTTTTATTTTTTTTGGGAGCATTTGCAATTGCACAATCTCAGACAAATGACGCTACTGCTCCACTGCATCTGCTTCAGCCAGTATATCCAACTCCGTATGTTATCCCTCAAAAAGAAAACGTAAAAGCAGTTTTAGATAAAGTCTATAATTTTTTAGAGGCAAATACCGCTTCAAGAGCTGTAAATAAAAAGGATAATTCAGAAGTAACCAATTTTAAGAAAATTGACGGCAACATTGCTTTTGATAAAGGAGCATTTAGACTTACTAGTTACGAATGGGGAGTAACCTATGCAGGTATGCTCTTGACAGCACAAGTGACTTCTGATAAAAATTACGAAGATTATGTAAACAAAAGACTGAAGCTCATTGCTGATCTTTATGCCAATACTGATGAAAAAAACATCGAAGGTTCTCCAATACATTCGGTAATTAAGCCACATGCTTTGGATGATGCCGGAGCGTTATGTGCTGCTTTTATCAAAGCAAAAAAAATGGGTTTAGCATCAAATATAGACCCAGTAATAAATAATTTAATTACGTTCATAAGCCAAAAACAGCAGCGTCTGAGTGATGGAACTTTGGCGCGAAACAGACCGCAGATGAACACGCTGTGGCTTGATGATATGTTTATGAGTGTTCCTGCATTGGCACAAATGGGCGGTTATACAGGTGATGTAAAATATTTTGATGATGCTGTAAAACAAGTAACGCAGTTTTCACAAAGAATGTTTAATACCGAAAAAGGTCTTTATATGCACGGCTGGGTAGAATCTATGCAGGTGCATCCTCAGTTTCATTGGGCTAGAGCCAATGGCTGGGCGGTTATGACTATGGTGGAATTATTAGAAACATTGCCAAAAAATCATCCGGGATATCCAAAAGTTTTGGCACAATTACAGGCTCATATTGCAGGACTGCAAAAATATCAGGATGGAACCGGTTTTTGGCATCAGCTGATTGACAGAAACGACACTTATCTTGAAACTTCTGCGACAGCAATATACGCTTATTCAATTGCAAGGGCTATAAATAGAGGATATGTGGATAAAATGACGTATGCTCCAACAGTTTTATTGGCTTGGAATGCAGTAGCATCAAAAGTAAATGACAAAGGTCAGGTTGAAGGAACCTGTGTTGGTACAGGTATGGGATTTGATCCTGCGTTTTACTATTACCGTCCTATAAACACATTTGCAGCTCATGGTTATGGTCCTGTTTTATTGGCTGGTGCCGAAGTGATCACGCTGTTAAATAACAGTCAGTTTGAGATCAATGACAGTTCTATACAATTAAAAAATAAAGGATAA
- a CDS encoding rhamnogalacturonidase codes for MKKGIVLIILFIGLSQISIAQKKAKNVFPDGTKIPAWFNDASKIKLEKLGKQYVITDYDVKIDSTVVQTVAIQKIIDKASENGGGVIVIPKGVFLSGALFFKPKTHLHVSEGGVLKGSDDISNYPIMPSRMEGQNLDYFPALVNAYNLDGFTISGKGTINGNGYKYYEAFWARRKENPKCTNLEVSRPRLVFVWNSKNVQFQDVKLINSGFWTNHFYKCSNVKLIDLYIFSPHLEIKAPSTDAIDIDVCSNFLVKGCYMSVNDDAIALKGGKGPWADTEEGNGENTNIIIEDCTYGFSHSALTNGSESIHNKNVIMRNCSVTDVSRLLWLKMRPDTPQKYEYILVENIKGTAVKGLVVYQWNQFFDMKGRKDTPASYGDHVTLRNINLKCDKFYEVQKDPNIFLTNFAFENLNIESKNGEIDKTAIKRVTFKNVKVNGKPVN; via the coding sequence ATGAAGAAAGGTATCGTATTAATTATCTTGTTTATCGGATTATCTCAGATTTCGATAGCTCAAAAAAAAGCCAAAAATGTTTTTCCTGACGGAACAAAAATTCCCGCTTGGTTTAATGATGCATCCAAAATTAAATTAGAAAAATTAGGGAAACAGTATGTTATCACCGATTATGACGTAAAAATAGACAGCACTGTAGTCCAAACTGTGGCCATTCAAAAAATAATTGATAAAGCTTCTGAAAATGGCGGAGGTGTGATTGTAATTCCAAAGGGAGTGTTCTTGAGCGGAGCCTTGTTTTTTAAGCCAAAAACACATTTGCATGTTTCTGAAGGCGGCGTTTTGAAAGGTTCTGATGATATTTCTAATTATCCAATTATGCCTTCGCGTATGGAAGGGCAGAATCTGGATTATTTTCCAGCGCTTGTTAACGCTTACAATTTGGATGGATTTACCATTTCTGGAAAAGGAACGATAAACGGTAATGGTTATAAGTATTATGAGGCTTTTTGGGCAAGACGTAAAGAAAATCCAAAATGTACCAATTTGGAAGTTTCAAGACCACGATTGGTTTTTGTCTGGAATTCAAAAAATGTGCAGTTTCAAGATGTGAAGCTGATTAATTCAGGTTTCTGGACAAATCATTTTTATAAATGTTCGAATGTAAAACTGATTGATCTGTATATTTTTTCGCCACATTTAGAAATCAAAGCACCAAGTACTGATGCTATTGATATTGATGTATGTTCTAATTTTTTGGTAAAAGGCTGTTATATGTCGGTTAACGATGATGCTATTGCCTTAAAAGGAGGAAAAGGACCATGGGCAGATACCGAAGAAGGAAATGGAGAAAATACGAACATTATTATTGAAGATTGTACGTATGGATTTTCACATTCGGCATTAACAAATGGAAGTGAATCTATCCATAACAAAAATGTGATTATGCGTAATTGTTCAGTTACAGATGTATCGCGTTTATTATGGCTGAAAATGAGGCCAGATACGCCTCAAAAATACGAATACATTTTGGTAGAAAACATTAAAGGCACTGCCGTAAAAGGATTAGTAGTGTACCAATGGAATCAGTTTTTTGATATGAAAGGACGCAAAGATACACCCGCTTCGTATGGAGATCATGTAACGCTGCGTAATATTAATTTAAAATGTGATAAGTTTTACGAAGTGCAGAAAGACCCGAATATATTTTTGACAAACTTTGCTTTTGAGAATCTTAACATTGAATCAAAAAATGGTGAAATTGACAAAACTGCCATCAAGAGGGTGACTTTTAAGAATGTGAAAGTTAATGGTAAGCCTGTAAATTAG
- a CDS encoding DUF4861 domain-containing protein, which translates to MKKSIQFGLTITAAVLALNSCKAQKSEGASKIVLKNTSDIALPQKAVEIKRSLLPVVKNTAGYPILLQQKDTIPAQLNDLDGDGKWDEIFLVADFAAKEKKELVLKWSVTDPKFTIRTSVRFGKRAGKEEPVKPAVEEIMPANEVHTALGYQRYQTDGPSWENDKVGFRHYLDGRNAKDVFGKKIPAITPENVGINSKGAVEDNYHQMYDWGRDIFPVGNSAGLGGYALLVNNEIKRLGITAKEPLNTIETTTFKIVSEGPENSVLSYNYHNWDINGKKYQVQETTSIWPGMYGYKNTVKVNGLQGNEVFLAALSNINNMNPLKEIESGDFVCLIQHGHLTYEKQWILGTAIIVPKKLYKGYIEAPKTGQLTDSYLAKLTVKNNEPVSYYAVAGWELSADPNFKDAAYFAKYVTALAEQLSAKIGIEIK; encoded by the coding sequence ATGAAAAAAAGTATTCAATTTGGTTTAACAATTACAGCCGCAGTACTTGCATTGAACAGCTGTAAAGCTCAAAAAAGTGAAGGTGCTTCAAAAATTGTTCTGAAGAATACATCGGATATTGCTCTGCCTCAAAAGGCAGTTGAAATTAAAAGAAGCCTTCTTCCTGTTGTGAAAAATACAGCTGGTTATCCAATTCTGCTGCAGCAAAAGGATACTATTCCCGCACAGTTAAATGATCTAGATGGAGACGGGAAATGGGATGAGATATTTCTGGTTGCTGATTTTGCCGCCAAAGAGAAAAAAGAATTAGTGCTAAAATGGTCTGTAACTGATCCAAAATTTACAATAAGAACAAGCGTTCGTTTTGGAAAAAGAGCTGGAAAAGAGGAGCCGGTAAAACCAGCAGTCGAAGAAATAATGCCAGCCAATGAAGTGCACACTGCATTAGGTTATCAGCGTTATCAGACAGATGGTCCGTCCTGGGAAAATGATAAAGTAGGATTCAGGCATTACTTAGACGGAAGAAATGCTAAAGATGTTTTTGGAAAAAAAATTCCAGCCATTACTCCAGAAAACGTAGGTATCAACAGCAAAGGTGCAGTAGAAGATAATTACCACCAAATGTACGATTGGGGAAGAGATATTTTTCCAGTTGGAAACTCAGCAGGTTTAGGAGGTTATGCTTTATTGGTGAATAATGAAATAAAAAGATTGGGAATTACTGCAAAAGAGCCTTTAAATACTATTGAAACAACAACGTTTAAAATTGTAAGTGAAGGACCGGAGAATTCGGTTTTAAGTTATAATTATCATAATTGGGATATTAACGGGAAAAAGTATCAGGTACAGGAGACAACTTCAATCTGGCCGGGAATGTACGGATATAAAAATACAGTAAAGGTAAACGGGCTTCAGGGAAATGAAGTGTTTCTGGCAGCTCTTTCCAATATTAATAACATGAATCCTTTAAAAGAAATTGAGTCGGGGGATTTTGTCTGTTTAATACAGCATGGGCATTTAACTTACGAAAAGCAATGGATATTAGGAACAGCAATTATAGTTCCAAAAAAGTTATATAAGGGCTATATTGAAGCTCCTAAAACAGGACAGCTAACTGATTCTTATCTGGCTAAATTAACGGTTAAAAATAATGAGCCTGTAAGTTATTATGCAGTAGCGGGCTGGGAGTTAAGTGCTGATCCAAATTTTAAAGACGCAGCTTATTTTGCCAAATATGTTACTGCTCTGGCTGAACAGCTTTCAGCCAAAATCGGTATTGAAATAAAATAA
- the rhaM gene encoding L-rhamnose mutarotase codes for MKNTYRNAFKMKLKKGFEAEYKKRHDEIWPELASLLSESGIQDYSIFLDEETLILFAVQKLSPDFDTAFLPNHPIVKKWWAYMGDIMETNPDNSPLSASLKEVFHLD; via the coding sequence AAAACACCTATAGAAATGCTTTCAAAATGAAATTGAAAAAAGGTTTTGAAGCAGAATATAAAAAAAGACATGACGAAATCTGGCCAGAATTAGCATCCCTGCTGTCTGAATCAGGAATTCAGGATTATAGTATTTTTTTGGATGAAGAAACACTTATTCTTTTTGCAGTTCAAAAATTAAGTCCAGATTTTGATACAGCATTTTTGCCAAATCATCCAATTGTGAAAAAATGGTGGGCATACATGGGGGATATTATGGAGACTAATCCTGACAATTCACCGCTTTCGGCTTCGTTAAAGGAAGTTTTTCATCTGGATTAA